In one window of Metasolibacillus fluoroglycofenilyticus DNA:
- a CDS encoding LacI family DNA-binding transcriptional regulator — protein MGDKMMKIEDIARLANVSKSAVSLALNGKKGISEKTRDKILRIADENGYMHKSSTSEKMKFSKLTVRFLVVTDTSFMQEQYEKKPFFSELIQSVQEQCAQFGCELTLSTMDLKSLLENKFEYTAADQDGVILLGTNLTKEQILLIKNQFSKLVVLDTLVPELEVDFVVMNNRMGIFQAVQHLVDLGHKNVGYIKSEERIPNLDERQESFKQAVERYGLDNSFVKYQLTSNHIGINRSFQKWIEKIQQEGNAPTALLCENDYLAISTIKSLIDMGIRVPEQVSVIGFDNINESVVITPELTTIHVDKQQMAAMAVRRLNSLIREEEMSIKVMVDTKLIFRKSTIGME, from the coding sequence TTGGGTGATAAAATGATGAAAATAGAAGATATTGCAAGATTAGCGAATGTATCAAAATCAGCTGTTTCTTTAGCTTTGAATGGTAAAAAAGGTATTAGTGAAAAGACGAGAGATAAAATTTTACGAATTGCAGATGAAAATGGTTATATGCATAAAAGTAGTACTAGTGAAAAAATGAAATTTAGTAAACTAACAGTACGATTTTTAGTTGTAACAGATACATCATTTATGCAAGAACAGTATGAGAAAAAACCTTTTTTTAGTGAATTAATTCAAAGTGTGCAGGAGCAATGTGCTCAATTTGGGTGTGAACTTACTCTTTCAACAATGGATTTGAAAAGTTTATTAGAAAATAAATTTGAATACACAGCAGCAGACCAAGATGGAGTTATTTTACTAGGTACAAATCTTACAAAAGAGCAGATTTTATTAATTAAAAATCAGTTTAGTAAATTAGTAGTGTTAGATACATTGGTACCTGAATTAGAGGTTGATTTTGTTGTTATGAATAATCGCATGGGGATTTTCCAAGCAGTCCAACATTTAGTTGATTTAGGGCATAAAAACGTGGGTTATATCAAATCTGAGGAACGCATTCCAAATTTAGATGAACGACAAGAAAGCTTCAAACAAGCAGTTGAACGTTATGGTTTGGATAATAGCTTTGTCAAATATCAATTGACTTCAAATCATATCGGTATAAACCGCTCCTTTCAAAAGTGGATAGAGAAAATTCAACAAGAAGGTAATGCACCAACTGCTTTGCTTTGTGAAAATGATTATTTAGCTATTAGTACTATAAAATCATTGATAGATATGGGTATACGTGTACCGGAGCAAGTTTCGGTGATTGGCTTCGATAATATCAATGAATCTGTTGTTATTACGCCAGAACTGACAACTATTCATGTGGATAAGCAACAAATGGCAGCAATGGCTGTAAGAAGGCTCAACTCTTTAATTCGTGAAGAAGAAATGAGTATAAAAGTAATGGTTGATACAAAATTAATTTTTAGAAAATCAACAATAGGAATGGAATGA
- a CDS encoding L-fucose/L-arabinose isomerase family protein: protein MEKVVLGYAPTRRNVFSAEDAQRYKELILNKIHSFNLNIEIVDLEGINKEGLLYGDLDCEEKIVERFTEKKVDALFFPHCNFGTEDSVARVAKKLNKPVLLWGPRDEAPLENGMRLRDTQCGLFATGKILRRFNVPFSYIVNSSVEDIVFERGFRTFIGAANVVKQFRSLRILQIGPRPTDFWSVICNEGELLEKFGVELHPITLEEIKRQTNKVEAQNPPELLDAIAYVQKHLTAIDVEEEHIRKIGALKVAMKNLAEKNKCSAIAIQCWSSLQDAIGIMPCLANAILTDEQIPVTCETDIHGAISSVMLQAAALNERPTFFADLTIRHPENDNGELLFHCGNFPVSLSVEEEPRLQKHFLFDSHAPGTHEGEIKGGEMTLARFDGDHGEYSLFFGNARGISGPYTRGSWVWVEVDNWPLWEEKLVTGPYIHHIVGIHASVGAALYEACKYIDGLTPDPATPSEDYIKAWLRGEF, encoded by the coding sequence ATGGAGAAAGTAGTTCTAGGTTATGCACCTACACGTAGAAATGTCTTTAGTGCTGAAGACGCTCAAAGGTATAAGGAGTTAATTTTAAATAAAATTCATTCCTTTAATTTAAACATTGAAATAGTTGATTTAGAAGGAATAAATAAAGAGGGGCTTTTATATGGCGATTTAGATTGCGAAGAAAAGATTGTTGAACGCTTTACAGAGAAGAAGGTTGATGCACTATTTTTCCCTCATTGTAATTTTGGAACAGAGGATAGCGTTGCACGGGTTGCAAAAAAGCTGAATAAACCTGTATTACTCTGGGGACCGCGCGACGAAGCACCATTAGAAAACGGCATGCGCCTACGCGATACACAATGCGGACTTTTTGCAACAGGTAAAATACTTCGTCGCTTCAATGTCCCATTCTCTTATATTGTCAATAGCTCTGTCGAGGATATTGTTTTTGAACGTGGCTTCCGTACTTTTATCGGTGCGGCTAATGTGGTGAAGCAATTCCGTTCGTTACGCATTTTACAAATTGGACCACGTCCTACAGATTTCTGGTCTGTTATTTGTAATGAAGGTGAATTATTAGAAAAATTCGGCGTTGAATTACATCCTATTACCCTAGAAGAAATCAAACGCCAAACAAATAAAGTTGAAGCTCAAAATCCTCCAGAATTATTAGACGCTATCGCCTATGTTCAGAAGCACCTTACTGCTATCGATGTCGAGGAGGAGCATATCCGAAAAATTGGCGCTTTAAAAGTAGCTATGAAAAATTTAGCGGAGAAAAATAAATGTTCTGCAATCGCTATACAATGCTGGTCATCTTTACAAGATGCAATCGGTATTATGCCTTGCTTGGCAAATGCCATTTTGACAGATGAACAAATTCCTGTAACTTGTGAAACGGATATTCATGGCGCAATTTCTTCAGTTATGCTTCAAGCAGCAGCGCTTAATGAACGTCCTACCTTCTTTGCAGATTTAACAATACGCCATCCTGAAAATGATAATGGTGAATTACTTTTCCACTGTGGAAACTTCCCCGTTTCTTTAAGTGTAGAGGAAGAACCTAGATTGCAAAAACATTTCTTATTTGATTCACATGCACCGGGCACACATGAAGGTGAAATTAAAGGTGGCGAAATGACATTAGCTCGTTTTGATGGCGATCACGGGGAATACTCTTTATTCTTTGGTAATGCCCGTGGCATTTCAGGTCCTTATACGCGAGGCTCTTGGGTATGGGTTGAAGTTGATAATTGGCCATTATGGGAGGAAAAACTTGTAACCGGACCATATATTCATCATATCGTTGGTATACATGCAAGCGTTGGGGCAGCTCTTTATGAAGCGTGTAAATATATTGATGGATTAACTCCAGATCCAGCAACACCTAGTGAAGATTATATTAAAGCATGGTTGAGAGGAGAATTTTAA
- a CDS encoding transketolase, whose translation MDIINLKIKAAQIRIDLMQMITRAQAGHTGGSLSNTDILTALYYKIMKHSPENSKLENRDRFIASKGHSVESLWCILADLGYFPKEELETFSQFGSRLIGHPNNTVPGIEMNTGALGHGLSISVGMALASRREQIGYKVYCLMGDGEQAEGSIWEAAMAGAHYKLGNLVGIVDMNGLQISGSTSDVLSSDPLNEKWAAFGWNVIEIDGNCMEQLVATFEAIDSTSDKPTLILAKTVKGKGVGFAENQVGWHHKVPTEEQLQSAVAELQQQIDSYRKELVANEYNS comes from the coding sequence ATGGATATTATTAATTTAAAAATAAAAGCTGCTCAAATTCGAATAGACCTTATGCAAATGATTACGAGAGCGCAAGCAGGTCATACTGGGGGCTCTTTAAGCAATACGGATATTTTAACTGCACTCTATTATAAAATAATGAAGCATTCACCAGAAAATAGTAAGCTAGAAAACCGTGACCGTTTTATTGCAAGTAAAGGGCATTCTGTCGAATCACTTTGGTGCATTTTAGCTGATTTGGGTTATTTTCCGAAAGAAGAATTAGAAACATTTTCCCAATTTGGTTCTAGATTAATAGGTCATCCAAACAATACAGTACCAGGAATAGAAATGAACACAGGTGCTTTAGGGCATGGGCTATCCATCAGTGTAGGTATGGCATTAGCAAGCAGACGTGAGCAAATAGGCTACAAAGTTTACTGTTTAATGGGTGACGGTGAACAGGCTGAGGGCTCTATATGGGAAGCTGCCATGGCTGGGGCGCATTATAAGCTAGGGAATTTAGTTGGCATAGTAGATATGAATGGGCTGCAAATTTCAGGCAGTACATCAGATGTCCTTTCCTCTGATCCCCTTAACGAGAAATGGGCAGCCTTTGGTTGGAATGTGATAGAAATTGACGGAAACTGCATGGAGCAGCTCGTCGCAACTTTTGAAGCCATTGATTCAACAAGCGATAAACCAACATTAATTTTAGCGAAAACTGTTAAAGGTAAAGGAGTTGGCTTCGCTGAAAATCAAGTGGGCTGGCATCATAAAGTACCAACAGAGGAGCAGCTGCAGTCAGCCGTAGCAGAACTGCAACAACAAATCGACAGCTATCGAAAGGAGCTAGTAGCTAATGAATACAATTCCTAA
- a CDS encoding transketolase family protein, translated as MNTIPNRQVVCDTLLELAKKDSSIYVLASDSRGSAAMGPFAETYPQQFVEVGIAEQNIVGIAAGLAHSGKKPFVTSPACFLSMRSIEQIKVDVAYSQTNVKLIGISGGISYGALGMSHHSVQDFAVTRAIPDLTVVVPADRHETKKMIEALTNYEQGAYMRIGRNPVADVYDSDNFDFEIGKSIQLAEGNDVTIIACGETVKIALDTSKKLAKSNTHCRVINMHTIKPLDTAAIIKAAQETKYIVTLEEHSIYGGLGSAVAEVVVQSQSVPMKIYGIPDEPAIAGKTKEVFNHYGLNAEQLAEDITAFLKKAD; from the coding sequence ATGAATACAATTCCTAATAGACAAGTTGTATGTGACACACTTTTAGAATTGGCTAAAAAAGATTCTTCTATTTATGTATTAGCAAGTGATTCCAGAGGCTCTGCTGCAATGGGACCCTTTGCCGAAACTTATCCCCAGCAGTTTGTTGAGGTTGGCATCGCAGAGCAGAATATTGTTGGTATTGCGGCTGGTCTAGCGCACAGCGGTAAAAAGCCTTTCGTTACTTCACCCGCCTGTTTTTTAAGTATGCGGAGCATTGAACAAATTAAAGTCGATGTTGCCTACTCTCAAACAAATGTAAAGCTAATCGGTATTAGCGGTGGTATTAGTTACGGTGCACTAGGTATGTCACACCACTCTGTACAGGATTTTGCAGTGACTCGAGCGATTCCCGATTTAACGGTAGTCGTACCTGCTGACCGTCACGAAACAAAGAAAATGATTGAAGCTTTGACAAACTATGAGCAGGGGGCCTATATGCGAATTGGACGTAATCCGGTAGCCGATGTGTACGACTCTGATAATTTCGATTTTGAAATAGGTAAGTCTATTCAACTTGCAGAAGGTAACGATGTAACAATCATCGCTTGTGGTGAAACCGTCAAAATTGCACTTGATACGAGCAAAAAGCTAGCGAAGTCTAATACTCACTGTAGAGTAATTAATATGCATACAATCAAGCCATTAGATACAGCAGCGATTATCAAGGCTGCTCAAGAAACAAAATATATCGTAACGCTTGAGGAGCATTCAATTTACGGCGGCTTAGGCTCCGCTGTTGCAGAAGTTGTTGTACAATCACAGTCCGTTCCAATGAAAATATATGGTATCCCTGACGAGCCTGCTATTGCAGGTAAAACGAAGGAAGTATTCAATCACTATGGGCTAAATGCCGAGCAACTAGCAGAGGATATTACAGCATTTTTAAAGAAGGCTGATTAA
- a CDS encoding FGGY family carbohydrate kinase, whose product MGKFILTIDQSTSSTKVFLVDKKGNIVDKLGLDHRQIYPQPGWLEHNPEEIYQNLLQLFHELVEKQQLKNGDVEAISITNQRETCLLWNQEGQPVQNAIVWQCNRTAPLCQQLIEAGHHDMIAEKTGLLINPYFSATKLQWLLQAYPSMQQPYFGTMDSWIIYNLTNKKVHATDYTNASRTLLFNIHTLDWDSELIALFNADNAKLPKILESDAAFGSTNDLRLPEALLAIPIYGVIGDSQGALFAQGCFKVGMAKATLGTGTSVLMNIGNSPIPVQNGLVTTVAWKLKSEINYALEGIIYSTGDTISWAKNNLGLFKNYKELMEILENTPSSEGVVIIPAFHGMGAPYWNSEAKAAIYGLSRSSSSAHIIRACIESIAHQIRDVTQLITKESALTIQALRCDGGATSNHFLIQDLANFLQLNIKTTDKMDLSPLGAAFICGLALGWWDLRTIENQLITYRSFNPTWDSQRAIQKKKQWDSIAQNLNLFY is encoded by the coding sequence ATGGGTAAATTTATTTTAACTATCGACCAAAGCACTTCCTCAACAAAAGTATTTCTTGTTGATAAGAAAGGAAATATTGTTGATAAATTGGGGCTTGATCATCGGCAAATATATCCACAGCCTGGATGGCTTGAGCATAATCCTGAGGAAATCTATCAGAACCTCTTGCAGCTTTTCCATGAATTAGTGGAGAAACAGCAATTAAAAAATGGAGATGTCGAGGCAATTTCAATAACGAATCAGCGCGAAACCTGCTTACTATGGAATCAAGAGGGGCAGCCAGTGCAAAATGCAATTGTTTGGCAATGCAATCGTACAGCTCCTCTTTGTCAGCAATTAATTGAAGCTGGACATCATGATATGATTGCAGAAAAAACGGGCTTATTGATTAATCCTTATTTCTCTGCTACAAAACTCCAATGGTTACTACAAGCATACCCGAGCATGCAGCAGCCTTATTTTGGAACAATGGACAGTTGGATTATTTATAATTTAACAAATAAAAAAGTACATGCTACAGATTATACGAATGCAAGCCGTACCCTACTATTTAATATTCATACACTCGATTGGGATTCGGAATTAATCGCATTATTTAATGCGGATAATGCAAAGTTGCCTAAAATTTTAGAATCAGATGCTGCATTCGGCAGTACGAATGATTTACGTTTGCCCGAAGCACTGCTTGCTATTCCTATTTACGGTGTAATTGGTGATTCACAGGGGGCTTTATTTGCTCAAGGCTGCTTTAAAGTCGGTATGGCAAAAGCTACATTAGGCACGGGTACATCTGTCTTGATGAACATTGGCAACAGCCCCATCCCTGTTCAAAATGGACTAGTAACAACCGTAGCCTGGAAGCTTAAATCAGAAATTAATTATGCTTTAGAAGGTATTATTTATAGCACTGGTGATACCATTTCATGGGCAAAAAATAATTTAGGTTTATTTAAAAATTACAAGGAATTGATGGAGATTCTAGAAAATACACCTTCGAGTGAGGGGGTTGTTATTATTCCAGCTTTTCACGGTATGGGCGCACCGTACTGGAATAGTGAAGCGAAAGCCGCTATCTATGGGCTAAGTCGCAGCTCTTCAAGTGCCCATATTATAAGAGCATGTATTGAAAGTATCGCACACCAAATTCGAGATGTAACACAATTAATTACAAAAGAATCAGCATTAACGATTCAGGCACTACGCTGTGACGGTGGTGCGACTTCAAATCATTTTCTTATTCAGGATTTAGCAAATTTCCTACAACTAAACATTAAAACAACAGATAAAATGGACCTTTCCCCTCTCGGAGCAGCATTTATTTGTGGTCTTGCTTTAGGCTGGTGGGATTTACGAACGATTGAGAATCAACTTATAACTTATCGCAGTTTTAATCCAACTTGGGATTCTCAAAGAGCTATTCAAAAGAAAAAGCAATGGGACAGTATTGCTCAAAATTTAAACTTATTTTATTAA
- a CDS encoding MazG nucleotide pyrophosphohydrolase domain-containing protein gives MNIFEYQQWITAFYKERNWYQLSPFIRVNFLTEEVGEVSRAIRTIEIGRDRPDEAALTKTEQIDNLKEELGDVLDNLFILADKYDIDLTEIMISHKEKLMNRYKETV, from the coding sequence ATGAATATTTTTGAATACCAGCAGTGGATTACTGCATTTTATAAGGAACGCAATTGGTATCAGCTAAGTCCATTTATTCGCGTAAACTTTTTAACGGAGGAAGTTGGCGAAGTTTCAAGAGCTATTCGCACAATTGAAATTGGGCGTGACCGTCCAGATGAAGCGGCATTAACTAAAACAGAACAAATTGACAATTTAAAAGAGGAGCTTGGCGACGTGCTCGATAATCTTTTTATCTTGGCAGATAAGTATGATATTGATTTAACCGAAATTATGATTAGCCATAAAGAAAAGCTCATGAATCGATATAAAGAAACCGTCTGA